A region of Stegostoma tigrinum isolate sSteTig4 chromosome 5, sSteTig4.hap1, whole genome shotgun sequence DNA encodes the following proteins:
- the psmg2 gene encoding proteasome assembly chaperone 2 has translation METVFVPSGNGSVSLKGYTLVMPVVSVGNVGQLTVDLIISTLTLPRVGYIHSDCLLPVVGNNPYATTLENSTEMCVSSEVYASADQKLAVLQIRSPVVQGKHRSFRQQLLSWIKENAFSKVVALSSSYAYHRVDQQLIGTPLRYLATPALQTIVGDKFQTLKWKELERVAAFPGISEAEEEISIPGGGITKSLYHNSCIEGIPLAVLLIFCSEGDNIPDAFNLLNFLNEWMELKEKPSDQHGITQAQWKIPSSWRLLFGSGIPPALF, from the exons ATGGAGACGGTTTTCGTTCCGAGTGGGAATGGCTCCGTAAGCCTGAAAGGCTACACTCTGGTCATG CCAGTTGTGTCTGTGGGTAATGTTGGTCAGCTAACGGTGGATCTGATCATTTCTACACTCACATTACCAAGGGTTGGTTATATCCACAGTGACTGCCTCCTTCCGGTGGTGGGAAACAATCCATATGCAACAACTTTGGAGAACTCAACAGAAATGTGTGTCAGCTCtgaag TTTACGCATCAGCAGACCAGAAGTTGGCAGTCCTGCAGATTCGATCCCCAGTTGTTCAG GGTAAACACCGCTCATTCCGACAACAACTCCTTTCTTGGATTAAAGAAAATGCGTTCAGCAAAGTTGTGGCCCTGTCCAGTAGTTATGCCTATCATCGTGTTGACCAGCAACTCATTGG CACTCCACTACGATATTTGGCAACACCTGCTCTGCAAACCATTGTGGGAGACAAGTTCCAGACGCTCAAATGGAAGGAACTTGAACGGGTAGCAGCCTTTCCTGGGATTAGTGAGGCGGAAGAGGAGATCTCCATTCCTGGAGGAGGCATCACAAAATCACTGTATCACAATAG TTGCATTGAAGGAATCCCATTGGCAGTGCTCCTGATTTTCTGTTCCGAAGGAGATAACATCCCTGATGCATTCAACCTTCTGAACTTCCTGAATGAATGGatggagttaaaagaaaaacca AGTGATCAACATGGCATAACACAGGCTCAGTGGAAGATTCCAAGTTCTTGGAGGTTACTGTTCGGCAGTGGCATTCCACCAGCTCTCTTCTAA